The Deinococcus aquiradiocola genome includes a window with the following:
- the minD gene encoding septum site-determining protein MinD codes for MNAKVIVVTSGKGGVGKTTTTANMGAALAKLGEKVVVIDVDVGLRNLDVVMGLESRVVFDLIDVLEGKCRLSQALIRDKRVENLYLLPASQTRDKDALSPEAFKGAVRTLIEEEGFDRVLIDSPAGIESGFKTAAAPAEGALVVVNPEVSSVRDADRIIGLLEAQQVREIRLVINRLRPKMVASGNMLSEADILEILGVKPIGVVPEDEGILVSTNVGEPAVLGKTRAGAAFMDTARRLRGEDVPYPKLDDGGGFLAALRRLFGGS; via the coding sequence ATGAATGCCAAGGTCATCGTCGTCACCAGCGGGAAGGGGGGCGTGGGCAAAACCACCACCACCGCCAACATGGGCGCAGCCCTCGCCAAGCTGGGCGAAAAGGTCGTCGTCATCGACGTGGACGTGGGTCTGCGAAACCTGGACGTGGTCATGGGCCTGGAGAGCCGCGTCGTCTTCGACCTGATCGACGTGCTCGAAGGCAAGTGCCGCCTCTCGCAGGCCCTCATCCGCGACAAGCGCGTCGAGAACCTGTACCTGCTGCCCGCCTCGCAGACCCGCGACAAGGACGCCCTCAGCCCCGAAGCGTTCAAAGGCGCCGTCCGCACCCTCATCGAGGAGGAAGGCTTCGACCGCGTCCTGATCGACAGTCCCGCAGGCATCGAGAGCGGATTCAAGACCGCCGCCGCGCCTGCCGAGGGCGCCCTGGTCGTCGTGAACCCCGAGGTGTCCAGCGTCCGTGACGCCGACCGCATCATCGGGCTGCTCGAAGCGCAGCAGGTCCGCGAGATCCGCCTCGTCATCAACCGCCTGCGCCCCAAGATGGTCGCCAGCGGCAACATGCTCTCCGAAGCGGACATCCTGGAAATCCTGGGTGTCAAACCCATCGGCGTCGTCCCCGAAGACGAAGGCATCCTGGTGTCCACCAACGTCGGCGAGCCCGCCGTGCTCGGCAAGACGCGCGCCGGAGCGGCCTTCATGGACACCGCCCGCCGCCTGCGCGGCGAGGACGTCCCCTACCCCAAGCTGGATGACGGCGGTGGATTCCTGGCGGCCCTGCGCCGCCTGTTCGGAGGCAGCTGA
- the minE gene encoding cell division topological specificity factor MinE, with protein MFSFLRGKRSKDELKNRLELVLAYDRAQIPPGKVDALRRDLMEVVQRYFPTTGSNVEIEQRGDTVVLVANIPLSGREK; from the coding sequence ATGTTCAGTTTCCTGCGCGGCAAACGCAGCAAGGACGAACTCAAGAACCGGCTGGAACTGGTGCTCGCCTACGACCGCGCGCAGATCCCGCCCGGCAAGGTCGACGCGTTGCGCCGCGACCTGATGGAAGTCGTCCAGCGGTACTTCCCGACCACCGGCAGCAACGTCGAGATCGAACAGCGCGGCGACACCGTGGTCCTCGTCGCGAACATCCCCCTCAGCGGACGCGAGAAGTAA
- a CDS encoding NAD(P)-dependent alcohol dehydrogenase produces MTHVHAFAAPDATSPLQPHTIERRDLKPTDIKIEILYSGVCHSDLHQARSEWGPSIYPLVPGHEIVGRVVAVGEQVTRFKAGDLAGVGCMVDSCQHCDACAEGLEQYCENGATWTYNSRERDTKAPTHGGYSTEIVVTEGFAVHVPETLDLKGVAPLLCAGITMYSPLNHWKIGKGHKVAIVGLGGLGHMGIKLAVAMGADVTLFTTSQGKAEDALRLGAHHVILSNDKAAMKAARSSFDFIISTVPTSHDLNPYLVTLKRDGHLVIVGALEPVGVSGVPLALQRRSVAGSNIGGIAETQKMLDFCAEHGIVADIEMIRMQDINTAYERMLKNDVKYRFVIDMAAFRAEQDQAAD; encoded by the coding sequence ATGACCCACGTTCACGCCTTCGCGGCCCCCGACGCCACCAGCCCCCTGCAGCCCCACACCATCGAACGCCGCGACCTGAAACCCACCGACATCAAGATCGAGATCCTGTACAGCGGCGTCTGCCACTCCGACCTGCACCAGGCGCGCAGCGAGTGGGGCCCCAGCATCTACCCGCTCGTGCCGGGACACGAGATCGTGGGCCGCGTCGTGGCCGTCGGCGAACAGGTGACGCGCTTCAAGGCCGGCGACCTCGCCGGCGTCGGCTGCATGGTGGACTCCTGCCAGCACTGCGACGCCTGCGCCGAAGGCCTCGAACAGTACTGCGAGAACGGCGCCACCTGGACGTACAACTCCCGCGAGCGCGACACCAAGGCCCCCACGCACGGCGGGTACTCCACCGAGATCGTCGTCACCGAAGGCTTCGCGGTCCACGTGCCCGAGACCCTCGACCTGAAAGGCGTCGCGCCGCTCCTGTGCGCCGGCATCACCATGTACTCGCCCCTCAACCACTGGAAGATCGGCAAGGGCCACAAGGTCGCCATCGTCGGCCTGGGCGGCCTGGGCCACATGGGCATCAAGCTCGCCGTCGCCATGGGCGCCGACGTGACCCTCTTCACCACCTCGCAGGGCAAAGCCGAAGACGCCCTCCGCCTCGGCGCGCACCACGTCATCCTCAGCAACGACAAGGCCGCCATGAAGGCCGCGCGCAGCAGCTTCGACTTCATCATCAGCACCGTCCCCACCAGCCACGACCTCAACCCGTACCTCGTGACCCTCAAGCGCGACGGGCACCTCGTGATCGTCGGCGCGCTCGAACCGGTCGGCGTGAGCGGCGTCCCGCTCGCCCTGCAGCGCCGCAGCGTGGCCGGCAGCAACATCGGCGGGATCGCCGAGACGCAGAAGATGCTGGACTTCTGCGCCGAGCACGGCATCGTGGCCGACATCGAGATGATCCGCATGCAGGACATCAACACCGCCTACGAACGCATGCTGAAGAACGACGTCAAGTACCGTTTCGTGATCGACATGGCCGCCTTCCGCGCCGAACAGGACCAGGCCGCCGACTGA
- a CDS encoding FtsW/RodA/SpoVE family cell cycle protein, whose product MRYDLRFPFIVAALLVVGLMTVSTAALAPRVSPGIFSKQLLGVGLSILPIGLLWWAGRDRIYRAAPWVYGFSLLLQLSTFVIGKDVNGQQNWIVIGPLQFQPLELLKLSLIMMLPTVMKDGYRGLRSYVPPLAVFLPAVGLVVTQDFGGAMVLSVMFLAMLLVYRMPTWHVLLALLAIGVAFPTVLFPHLKPYQQSRLTIFVDPYKDARGAGYQVIQSTIAVGSGGMMGKGYKKGTQSHNGFVPEAHTDFAFATWAEEQGLVGGVAVLLLYGGLIWGLAGMASGSPRLQDQILFAGVLGQVGFQAIENIGAALSMLPLTGITLPLISYGLSSLVMTLTTLALAYVVYRDRFDKMI is encoded by the coding sequence GTGCGTTACGACCTGCGCTTTCCCTTCATCGTGGCGGCCCTGCTGGTGGTCGGCCTGATGACCGTCTCCACGGCGGCCCTCGCGCCGCGCGTCAGTCCCGGCATCTTCTCCAAGCAGCTGCTCGGCGTGGGCCTGTCCATCCTGCCGATCGGGCTGCTGTGGTGGGCGGGACGGGACCGCATCTACCGCGCGGCCCCCTGGGTGTACGGCTTCTCGCTGCTGCTGCAGCTGAGCACCTTCGTGATCGGCAAGGACGTGAACGGCCAGCAGAACTGGATCGTGATCGGGCCGCTGCAGTTCCAGCCGCTCGAACTGCTGAAACTCTCGCTGATCATGATGCTGCCCACCGTCATGAAGGACGGTTACCGGGGCCTGCGCTCCTACGTGCCGCCCCTCGCGGTGTTCCTGCCCGCCGTGGGCCTCGTCGTCACGCAGGACTTCGGGGGCGCGATGGTGCTGTCCGTGATGTTCCTCGCGATGCTGCTCGTGTACAGGATGCCCACCTGGCACGTCCTGCTGGCCCTGCTCGCCATCGGGGTGGCGTTCCCGACCGTGCTGTTCCCGCACCTCAAACCGTACCAGCAGAGCCGCCTCACCATCTTCGTCGACCCGTACAAGGACGCGCGCGGCGCCGGGTACCAGGTCATTCAGAGCACCATCGCGGTCGGGTCGGGCGGCATGATGGGCAAGGGCTACAAGAAGGGGACGCAGTCGCACAACGGCTTCGTGCCCGAAGCGCACACGGACTTCGCCTTCGCCACCTGGGCGGAAGAGCAGGGCCTCGTGGGCGGCGTGGCGGTCCTGCTGCTGTACGGCGGGCTCATCTGGGGACTGGCAGGCATGGCGAGCGGCTCTCCGCGCCTGCAGGATCAGATCCTGTTCGCGGGCGTGCTGGGGCAGGTGGGCTTCCAGGCGATCGAGAACATCGGCGCGGCGCTCAGCATGCTGCCGCTCACCGGCATCACCCTGCCGCTCATCAGTTACGGCCTGAGCAGCCTCGTGATGACGCTCACCACGCTGGCCCTCGCGTACGTGGTGTACCGCGACCGCTTCGACAAGATGATCTGA
- a CDS encoding MraY family glycosyltransferase, translating into MPEALSSLAQSMGISNLAGGGALIVALIFLTALTFTWRFIPGVRDFAVRVGWADQPNERRLNKEPLPNAGGLAIFAGFVVSVVVAWALRPIFIQDVQIQVLAILLGATILVLTGFIDDQYGLSPAFRLAVQLLSAVLLVVNGLHIDYNAIPFLPSVPDAVNQPLGIAITILWVIGLTNAMNLLDGVDGVVGGVSFVASMVLLATAAQFPDRGTAVILLAGLGGAALGYLRHNYNPSRIIMGDAGSYLFGYTLAAVSMLGTLKFSAGASLFVPLLVMALPILDTAQVVVGRLARGIRNPLGHPDKTHLHHRLLAATGQARRTALIMWMVALLCGVVGMIAQGVRPLAILATVVFTVLCLWFVAYRRVRAQGREQEQALTTGTE; encoded by the coding sequence ATGCCTGAAGCACTCTCCTCCCTGGCCCAGTCGATGGGTATCTCGAACCTCGCGGGCGGCGGCGCACTGATCGTCGCGCTGATCTTCCTGACGGCCCTGACCTTCACGTGGCGCTTCATTCCCGGCGTGCGGGACTTCGCGGTGCGTGTCGGCTGGGCCGACCAGCCCAACGAGCGCCGCCTGAACAAGGAACCGCTCCCGAACGCGGGCGGCCTCGCGATCTTCGCGGGCTTCGTGGTGTCGGTGGTGGTCGCGTGGGCGCTGCGGCCCATCTTCATTCAGGACGTGCAGATTCAGGTGCTCGCCATCCTGCTCGGCGCGACGATCCTCGTGCTGACGGGCTTCATCGACGACCAGTACGGTCTGTCGCCCGCATTCCGGCTGGCGGTGCAGCTGCTCAGCGCCGTGCTGCTGGTCGTGAACGGCCTGCACATCGACTACAACGCCATTCCGTTCCTGCCGAGCGTGCCGGACGCCGTGAACCAGCCGCTCGGGATCGCCATCACCATCCTGTGGGTGATCGGGCTGACGAACGCCATGAACCTGCTGGACGGCGTGGACGGCGTGGTGGGCGGCGTGAGCTTCGTGGCGAGCATGGTGCTGCTCGCCACGGCCGCGCAGTTCCCGGACCGCGGCACGGCCGTGATCCTGCTGGCGGGTCTGGGCGGCGCGGCCCTCGGATACCTGCGGCACAACTACAACCCCAGCCGCATCATCATGGGGGACGCCGGATCGTACCTGTTCGGGTACACGCTGGCGGCCGTGTCGATGCTCGGCACCCTGAAGTTCAGCGCCGGAGCGAGCCTGTTCGTGCCGCTCCTCGTGATGGCGCTCCCGATCCTCGACACGGCGCAGGTCGTGGTGGGCCGCCTCGCGCGCGGCATCCGCAACCCGCTCGGACACCCCGACAAGACGCACCTGCACCACCGGCTGCTCGCCGCGACGGGACAGGCGCGGCGCACGGCCCTCATCATGTGGATGGTGGCGCTGCTGTGCGGCGTGGTCGGCATGATCGCGCAGGGCGTGCGTCCCCTCGCGATCCTGGCGACCGTGGTGTTCACGGTGCTGTGCCTGTGGTTCGTGGCGTACCGCCGCGTGCGCGCGCAGGGCCGCGAGCAGGAGCAGGCCCTCACGACCGGCACCGAGTAA
- the wecB gene encoding non-hydrolyzing UDP-N-acetylglucosamine 2-epimerase → MRTVKRIVLAFGTRPEATKMAPVYSAIAAHPGLTPLILSTGQQREQLDTALAVFGLMPDRDMQVMTERQTLAGLTAKIVPLAGATLREMGADMVLVHGDTSTSFCVALSAFYEGIPVGHVEAGLRSGSLSEPFPEEANRRLTAVLSTLDFAPTPLSKANILREGKPEAGVVVTGQTAVDAVREVAGRTPLRSEWQARLDAGQGLVTVTMHRRENLPFMPDMARALREVAQAHPELHFIYPVHLNPAVQEAVRPHLSDLPNFELTEPLDYAAMAPLMAASTLLATDSGGLQEEGAALGVPVAVLRNVTERPEGLEAGVLVLAGNEAEQMKTVLLDLLGNPERLAAMRQARNPYGDGQAGMRIAQAIAWHFGLQDRPDDWQN, encoded by the coding sequence ATGCGGACCGTGAAACGCATCGTTCTCGCCTTCGGTACCCGCCCGGAAGCCACCAAGATGGCCCCCGTGTACTCCGCCATCGCCGCGCACCCCGGCCTGACGCCGCTCATCCTGTCGACCGGGCAGCAGCGCGAGCAGCTCGACACGGCCCTCGCCGTGTTCGGGCTCATGCCGGACCGCGACATGCAGGTCATGACGGAACGCCAGACGCTCGCGGGTCTCACCGCGAAGATCGTGCCGCTGGCCGGAGCGACGCTGCGTGAGATGGGGGCCGACATGGTGCTCGTGCACGGTGACACCAGCACCAGCTTCTGCGTGGCGCTCTCCGCCTTCTATGAGGGCATCCCGGTCGGGCACGTCGAGGCGGGCCTGCGGTCCGGCAGCCTGTCCGAACCGTTCCCGGAGGAAGCGAACCGTCGCCTGACGGCCGTCCTGAGCACCCTGGACTTCGCACCCACCCCGCTCAGCAAGGCCAACATCCTGCGGGAAGGCAAGCCGGAGGCGGGCGTCGTCGTGACCGGTCAGACGGCCGTGGACGCCGTGCGCGAGGTGGCGGGCCGCACCCCGCTGAGAAGCGAGTGGCAGGCCCGGCTGGACGCAGGGCAGGGCCTCGTGACGGTCACCATGCACCGCCGCGAGAACCTGCCGTTCATGCCGGACATGGCGCGCGCCCTGCGCGAGGTGGCGCAGGCGCACCCGGAACTGCACTTCATCTACCCCGTGCACCTGAACCCGGCCGTGCAGGAGGCCGTGCGCCCGCACCTGTCGGACCTCCCGAACTTCGAGCTGACCGAACCGCTCGACTACGCCGCGATGGCGCCCCTGATGGCCGCCAGCACCCTGCTCGCCACCGATTCCGGCGGCCTGCAGGAGGAAGGCGCGGCGCTCGGCGTGCCGGTCGCGGTGCTGCGCAACGTCACCGAGCGCCCCGAGGGCCTGGAGGCGGGCGTGCTGGTGCTGGCCGGCAACGAGGCCGAGCAGATGAAGACCGTGCTGCTGGACCTGCTCGGCAACCCGGAACGGCTCGCGGCGATGCGTCAGGCCCGCAACCCCTACGGGGACGGGCAGGCGGGCATGCGGATCGCGCAGGCCATCGCGTGGCACTTCGGCCTGCAGGACCGGCCGGACGACTGGCAGAACTGA
- a CDS encoding glutamate-cysteine ligase family protein, with translation MPASLPHVTLGLEEEVFVLYGDARRGFRASTASFGGLARLLWRDWAGNVGGTASNFRRGPPARRELMSSVEVSTPVHAHPATLLASALSRRQELSRALPRGLMVPLGLLPGSDAYHTAGLHVHVGVTPDRLATVYGNLARYLPVLAHASASSPWWQGRPAGPLSRVTHSFALGPLTPDPLARFQDLIVTRRLHTIELRVLDPIWDPERLLAVLTAVHALARLPERLAWSRDTYNRLRGTYATGPDEEVRALAREVQALSGFDPAWIEDTAAQRVQREWAAHGEAATLAALDGAYRTGRWADVGTPHARPARWEGAAGFAAYYVPKLPYMARKVRAEHHARWTGDAPDIPDTLPADAGAPGR, from the coding sequence ATGCCTGCATCGCTCCCGCACGTCACCCTCGGCCTGGAAGAGGAGGTGTTCGTGCTGTACGGCGACGCGCGCCGGGGCTTCCGGGCCAGCACCGCCAGTTTCGGCGGGCTGGCCCGTCTGCTGTGGCGCGACTGGGCCGGGAACGTGGGGGGCACCGCCAGCAATTTCCGGCGCGGTCCGCCCGCCCGGCGGGAACTGATGAGCAGCGTCGAGGTGTCCACGCCTGTGCACGCGCACCCGGCCACGCTGCTCGCGTCGGCCCTGAGTCGGCGGCAGGAACTGTCGCGCGCCCTGCCGCGCGGCCTGATGGTCCCGCTCGGCCTGCTGCCCGGCAGTGACGCGTACCACACGGCGGGCCTGCACGTTCACGTGGGCGTCACGCCGGACCGGCTGGCCACCGTGTACGGCAATCTCGCGCGGTACCTGCCGGTCCTGGCGCACGCGTCCGCCAGCAGTCCCTGGTGGCAGGGCCGCCCGGCGGGGCCGCTGTCGCGCGTGACGCACAGCTTCGCGCTGGGGCCGCTCACGCCGGACCCGCTCGCCCGCTTCCAGGACCTGATCGTGACGCGCCGCCTGCACACCATCGAACTGCGCGTGCTGGACCCCATCTGGGACCCGGAGCGGCTGCTGGCCGTGCTGACGGCCGTGCATGCCCTCGCGCGTCTCCCCGAGCGCCTCGCGTGGTCGCGGGACACGTACAACCGGCTGCGCGGCACGTACGCCACCGGTCCCGACGAAGAGGTGCGCGCCCTCGCCCGCGAAGTGCAGGCCCTGAGCGGCTTCGACCCCGCGTGGATAGAGGACACTGCCGCGCAGCGCGTGCAGCGCGAATGGGCGGCGCACGGGGAGGCCGCCACGCTCGCCGCGCTGGACGGCGCGTACCGCACGGGCCGCTGGGCGGACGTGGGCACGCCGCACGCCCGGCCCGCCCGCTGGGAGGGCGCGGCGGGATTCGCGGCGTACTACGTGCCGAAACTGCCGTACATGGCCCGCAAGGTCCGCGCGGAGCATCACGCCCGCTGGACCGGCGACGCGCCGGACATTCCCGACACCCTTCCGGCGGACGCGGGCGCTCCCGGACGCTGA
- a CDS encoding phosphatidylserine decarboxylase → MKRLPKLLRVLLPVAAVWAAVLYFLQRIWFYRDPVRVTPQDDSLLISPCDGQVVYIRRVQDGRITAQKLGESIAVTEITHAEWPEGVQPGNGWLIGIYMSPLDVHFNYAPLNASISGIVHNGAKLNLPMVDLWEYVQLTYLRRAVDLFAKRYALENERQTVFLEGQLGGQPLKVAMVEIADKFVNKISTYVKVGERVRPGQKVSFIERGSQVDLFLFAEDVEFLVGVGDQVYGALTPIAQRPAPASRSR, encoded by the coding sequence ATGAAGCGTCTCCCGAAACTCCTGCGCGTGCTGCTGCCCGTCGCTGCCGTCTGGGCGGCAGTGCTGTACTTCCTGCAACGCATCTGGTTCTACCGCGACCCCGTCCGCGTCACGCCGCAGGACGACTCGCTGCTCATCAGCCCCTGCGACGGGCAGGTGGTGTACATCCGCCGCGTGCAGGACGGCAGGATCACCGCGCAGAAACTCGGTGAGAGCATCGCCGTGACCGAGATCACGCACGCCGAATGGCCCGAAGGCGTCCAGCCCGGCAACGGCTGGCTGATCGGCATCTACATGAGTCCCCTCGACGTGCACTTCAACTACGCGCCCCTGAACGCCAGCATCAGCGGCATCGTGCACAACGGCGCGAAACTCAACCTGCCGATGGTGGACCTGTGGGAGTACGTGCAGCTCACGTACCTGCGCCGCGCGGTGGACCTCTTCGCGAAACGCTACGCGCTGGAGAACGAACGCCAGACGGTCTTCCTGGAAGGTCAGCTGGGCGGGCAGCCGCTCAAGGTGGCGATGGTGGAGATCGCGGACAAGTTCGTGAACAAGATCAGCACGTACGTCAAGGTCGGCGAGCGCGTGCGGCCCGGCCAGAAGGTCAGCTTCATCGAGCGCGGCTCGCAGGTGGACCTGTTCCTGTTCGCGGAGGACGTGGAGTTCCTGGTGGGCGTGGGCGATCAGGTGTACGGCGCGCTGACGCCCATCGCGCAGCGTCCCGCTCCGGCCAGCCGTTCCCGCTGA
- a CDS encoding DedA family protein, with translation MDWHTISQVLSLDHFLHWLNTLDPLVVHLINAALLLVEGVGVPGIPFEPPMLAAGILVHQGKTTLLESILWGGIGNWIGNIGGYYLGGRGMRMLPERIRGNMGIPEVRGWLDRYGAWVVIISRWFGAIRTPFILYAQEAGMGIQTYALYSLLGALSWTAAWQVGLWYFGSVFIELWHKYQWYVIGGVLLILGLVYFVMTRRRRSTQGEAALQKSEMRAVLDDVEGREPEGRDRQD, from the coding sequence ATGGACTGGCACACCATCAGCCAAGTGCTGTCGCTCGATCACTTCCTGCACTGGCTGAACACCCTCGACCCGCTCGTCGTGCACCTCATCAACGCGGCCCTGCTGCTGGTGGAGGGCGTCGGCGTGCCCGGCATTCCCTTCGAGCCGCCCATGCTGGCCGCCGGGATCCTCGTGCATCAGGGCAAGACGACCCTGCTGGAAAGTATCCTGTGGGGCGGCATCGGCAACTGGATCGGGAACATCGGCGGGTACTACCTGGGCGGGCGCGGCATGCGGATGCTGCCGGAACGCATTCGCGGCAACATGGGCATCCCCGAGGTGCGCGGCTGGCTCGACCGGTACGGCGCGTGGGTGGTGATCATCAGCCGCTGGTTCGGCGCGATCCGGACGCCGTTCATCCTGTACGCGCAGGAGGCGGGCATGGGCATCCAGACGTACGCGCTGTACTCGCTGCTCGGCGCGCTCAGCTGGACGGCGGCGTGGCAGGTGGGCCTGTGGTACTTCGGGAGCGTGTTCATCGAGCTGTGGCACAAGTACCAGTGGTACGTGATCGGGGGCGTGCTGCTGATCCTGGGACTGGTGTACTTCGTGATGACGCGCCGCCGCCGCAGCACGCAGGGCGAGGCCGCGCTGCAGAAGAGCGAGATGCGCGCCGTGCTGGACGACGTGGAAGGCCGCGAACCGGAAGGCCGGGACCGCCAGGACTGA
- a CDS encoding ABC transporter ATP-binding protein, with protein MTSPLPGLRTEGLSRVYPSGEGTVTALRPFTHTFQPGMTAVVGPSGSGKSTLLNLLAGFDTPSGGRVVVGDTDLHALTEAGRADFRLAHYGFVFQNHNLVAILSAQENVEFPLMLAGVPPRERRDRARALLAQVGLERRAGHMPSQLSGGEAQRVALARALAGDPQVLLADEPTGNLDTRTGNEVLELLLAPARAGRTVVLITHDPEVAARADHTLRVRDGEVHAEPAPAGMR; from the coding sequence ATGACGTCTCCCCTGCCCGGCCTCCGTACCGAGGGCCTCAGCCGCGTGTACCCGAGCGGCGAGGGGACCGTCACCGCCCTGCGGCCCTTCACGCACACCTTCCAGCCGGGCATGACGGCTGTCGTCGGCCCGAGCGGGAGCGGCAAGAGCACCCTGCTGAACCTGCTGGCGGGCTTCGACACCCCGTCCGGGGGGCGCGTCGTGGTGGGCGACACGGACCTGCACGCCCTGACCGAGGCGGGCCGCGCGGACTTCCGGCTCGCGCACTACGGTTTCGTGTTCCAGAACCACAACCTCGTCGCGATCCTGTCCGCGCAGGAGAACGTGGAGTTCCCGCTCATGCTGGCGGGCGTCCCGCCCCGCGAGCGGCGGGACCGGGCGCGCGCCCTGCTCGCGCAGGTGGGCCTGGAGCGCCGCGCGGGCCACATGCCGAGCCAGCTGTCCGGCGGCGAGGCGCAGCGCGTGGCACTGGCGCGCGCGCTGGCCGGCGACCCGCAGGTGCTGCTGGCGGACGAACCGACCGGGAACCTCGACACGCGCACCGGCAACGAGGTGCTTGAACTGCTGCTCGCCCCGGCACGCGCCGGACGGACCGTGGTGCTCATCACGCACGACCCCGAGGTGGCCGCGCGGGCCGACCACACCCTGCGCGTCCGGGACGGCGAAGTGCACGCCGAACCCGCGCCCGCCGGCATGCGCTGA